Within the Ktedonobacterales bacterium genome, the region CAGCGCCGGGCTAGAACTGGCGGTGGAAACCATTCCCTGTGTCCGCGCTGATCCGCTGAGCAACGTCTACCGCGCCATAGAACAAGATCGGCGCTGCCTGGTAGCATTGGATACCGAATTTCTGACTTTCCATCAGCAGCTTGAAGAAAGCCTGGCAACAGACTGGCTCTGGCAGGATGGGCGCGTTCGCCATGTCCATATCAAGGATTACGATGGGCAGATGTTTGGGCCAAATAACTTCCGGCGCTACCTGCATCCAGGCGAGGGCAGCATAGACTTTTCTAGTTTCTTCAAGGGACTGGCCGCGCAGGGTTTTCACGGCTCGATCACCTTGGAAGCATCTGGCGTTCAGCAAGATGGCACTATTGATATGGCGCGCGTACAGACCAGTCTGGCCTTCCTGCATGGCCTCCTGAAGCCATAATGCCAAATCCTGCTGAACACCGCATGTACCGCCGCCGTCCCTGGCGGCGCGGGCGGGGAAGGGTGTGGCGCACCCCGCGAGCGTTCGCTGCAAAACAAACCTGGCGCACCTGGTGTCCTTGAGTACAAGGGGTACCAGATGCGCCAGTGTATAATACCAAATCTTGGTATATACTAGAGGTATGCCGAAACGTCTTACGCTTGCTGAACACCTACCGATGGCTGATTTAGAACAGCGCTACCGGAAGGCCTCCGACCCCGTTGCACGCAGTCAGTGGCAGATCCTCTGGTT harbors:
- a CDS encoding sugar phosphate isomerase/epimerase family protein, whose protein sequence is MKRRWPLFCSTGAIAGEPYQTAYRSIIHYGPMLEVDGLEIMFFRAWYPEVEHVAAKLLASGLRFPIIHAEKSIGPSLGSPLAEERAQGLERLAINCRFGAQLGARLLVLHLWGLPDSDEHLERNLGMLDACLALAASAGLELAVETIPCVRADPLSNVYRAIEQDRRCLVALDTEFLTFHQQLEESLATDWLWQDGRVRHVHIKDYDGQMFGPNNFRRYLHPGEGSIDFSSFFKGLAAQGFHGSITLEASGVQQDGTIDMARVQTSLAFLHGLLKP